In Ornithodoros turicata isolate Travis chromosome 1, ASM3712646v1, whole genome shotgun sequence, the DNA window gtccaggagtggggtcatcgtccttgtgggtcagtggcgattttgatctggctgaaacgagaaaaggcaacagggtcttatctaggttgttagacttcttattgttgacagcatgccagggtcctcgctaatggccgatcggaatttgtaaattaggtaagattcccgttgttcccgggagcggtcggaggtaaagttcgactggagaataaaaactgaggcttcgttgattgaatgttctggttgtttgaaatggcgtgagactggaagattaggtttcttggtaacatccgatcggtgattgttgaatctaattcggaaagaagtttttgtctgacccacgtattgggcccgccatgtgttgcattggattagatagataacgttgcatgagttacagtctacgtctgcgttgatcttgacggtaaagttggaattcgtacttctgaccgtttgtgcggtctgcattaaagGGTCCCTGACCAGTGATTTTGGAGCCGTTTTCGCGATTGAGATCGATGGAAGGCATCAAGAGGAGCTTCTCCACCAATTTGCGTGCTTTCAAGCAGAGTAGTTTTTCTAAAATCGAATTTCCAAAATCCTGCGTCAATCCCGTTCAGCACGCCAAGCGTCAAACCGAGGAAGCGCCCGCGCATAAATTAAAACATATGCAAGTGACGTGTGCGGTGACGTCGAGCCGTACCCAACCACAGTCTGGAATTACGTAGGTGTGGTTGTGACATCAGCATGAACTTGTAACCCATTATTTGTACAAAATGATCCTTGTACGTGCATTTCTAAATGTTAAAATGTGCAGGAATAAAAAGTATACCCAGTATCTCACATCTTTGTCGTGCGTTGTAATTACTTCCACCCGCGCTAATCCGGTTAGCGCGCGACGGAGAAGATTATTGCAGACGCTACTTTCGGAAACCGCGGTGCTTTGTTTTGGAGATTCTGTCTGCAGTTTCTTGCGTTTCTCACAGTTGATCGTTACTGATCATACGTGATACGATAAGTGATCGTGCTGTGAACGCTCACTGTTCGCCGAATATGCCTGGATACGGATGTCTGGTTGAAGGGTGTCCGAATGCGGCGTACTCATCGGATATTCGGTTTCATGGTTTACCAAGTGACGACCAGCGGCGGCAGCAATGGCTTGCGGCAGTCCCGTCACGACTCTGGCAAGGTAGAAAGCTGCAGAACATTCGGTTCTGCGAACGGCATTTTACACCTTCCGACTACGTGATGCACCCCTCTGTGTCACGACGACTCGGACTGCAGCGACAGATGTACCGCCTGGAGAAGACGGCAGTTCCTTCTTTGAATCTAGCTGCAGTTGCAGAGGTTAGTGTTTCGCCTGATGCTGTTGTGTCTCATCAGCACAGTATGGACATTTCGCGAACTATTATTCGTCAGTCTCGTTCACTTCAAACAGCTAATCATCGGACATAGAGTAGATCATATGAAAGTAATCATAAAGTATAGTTCTCCGTATTATAAACACGCAATTTATAGACGACGGAGGTTTCGGTTTTTAGGCTAATACAGATGAACACTTCCAAGGAGGTCATGCTGTTCTTCTAACTGtactttaggtgaaacatcaAACTTGTTATGTTTTCCCTAGGGTGAACAATGAACAACATGGAAAATGTAGCACATAAGCTCTTATTTGTCAGATGAAGAATTAGGTAAAGACCCTTGTCGTCTTTTTGTTCATGGTTCTCAATACTCATGCTGATCGTCACATGGAAGTCGAAGACTCTCAAGCTGACTGGCCGGAAGTGGTCACATCTCGTGAGCCTCATCAGGTACGCATAAAATGCACTGAATTGATGTGACAAAACAAGCAATGCTTGTAATAAAGTGTGTTCTCTGTATGTCTAGACTACTACCACTAGCCAAGCTGCCTCATTAGTGGAACTTTCCCACCTGGACCTTCCTGTTGGACATGAGGTATGCAGCACATATCCTTTCACATTGTGCACTTGAATACGTAACATTTGTGATGATGGCACGTTTGCCTTCTGCCCACAGGAAACTGCAGGCGATGCAAGTCCTTCTGACCTCGAGATGGACTACTACGATCTGGCAATCCCACTTGAGCACGAGGTCTGTGACAATTTGTGAAACTTTGTGTTTCTGATACATGTGGCTGGCATATGTCTGCACATGGCCCAATATTGCTGGAGTATCTCCCCCTCTCGAGGGAGAAAATAAACTATAGAAGGATATAAGTGCATGACAGTAAGCATGAGGGTGGGAGCTGAAGTCAAGGGGAAAATGACAGGCAGAGCAAGGAAAATGGCTGCAACAAGGACAGGGGTACtccacacataaaaaaaattcttccATTTGAGAGTCAGACCAGTTTCACGTGGGTTTCCCCTTTGGTTATTATATCATGTGTTCTTGTTCATTCCATTACAGGAAGTGGTATCTGCCAGCCATGACCTCCCATGCTACTCAGGAGCTGCATCTCCAACTAAGGTAAACGAGCTACAGCAACAGACTCTTTTTCTTCATTGAGCACTAATTTCAACCTCCAAACAGCACTGGCCAACGGCAGCAGTAGAGGTCCCGGCTGATCCCTCTGCACGTATACTTGAGGGAACTGAGGTAATAATACTGAGAGTGATCACAGGCAAAATATGTGACAAACAATTTCAATCACAGCTGACATAAATGGAATAAGCATAAGTATACCACAACTTTATTGTCGTTTCATTTTTACTTCACTGTGttgaccgcaattatagcagtCGTTTATCACATGCACAGATAGTCTGGAGTGCTTTTCAATGTATACACACTAGACACAAAATTCTGCAACATTTCTAGTACCAAAAGTGCCTCGGATCATGTGGTGCTTGCTGTACAAGACGGAAGGGAACAACAGTAGCTACACAGACAACAGCATCGGACTTCAGATCTGCTGGCTTGGTCAGCACCTGTGAGCGTAAACATATTTTCTATTTCACCAACAAATAACAATGACAATCACCACTGTAAGCTTCACTGTACGATCTTTTGTGCAGCCACCCAATGCAACATGGAGCTGGAGCGGTTGGTAGCTCTAAGGTCGACCGCTGTGCAAACGGATGACGCCACTCCTGCCATGGCAGCCCCTCTGACATCATTACCAGTGCGTCCCCGTCCACAAGAGCTTCCACCATGCCCAGAGTCTCCGATCCTGCATTCTTCAGCAGCTGAGGCAGGTGGCAGTGAAGATGAGGTCGATGAAGGAGATCGGACATATTACCCTTCAATGGATGGGAGCACCTTAGAGTACGTTGTGAGCAGCAGATTATGCTGTCCCTCTCTGACGTTTAATTTTTGCATAACAGTGAATGTCACTATCCATTTCCTGCAATGTTATGACCATGCTATTTCCTGTGTGACGGATGTGCAATGTTACCTCATTCCAGGGAGACACAAAGCGAGACAAAGCTCTACGAGGAGCCAAAATACATTGTTTTCGAGAGCTGCCTCACCGAGCTGTTCAAGACATGCCGGGAGTGGTTCCAGCCCTGCAGATGCTCCTTTACGACCAGTGGAACATTGGTGACAGTGCTGGCGGAGTGTCACCAGGGTCACACCTTTCAGTGGACGGGCCAGCCACACATAGGAAAAAAGGCAGCAGGGAATGCCTTGCTTTCTGCTGCACTTCTGTATAGCGGCTCGAGCCCCACCTGCACTTTACGCATGCTGAGGCAAATGCGTGTCCAGGTGCTCACAGACCGCCAGTATTACCGGTATCAGGGTGCATACCTATTCCCTACGGTCAATAAGGTATGAATAGTTGGCATAAAAAGCATGCAAGCATTTTTGTTGTTCATCATACGAGGGTGACACAGATGAAAATGATGAAAGTGAACTTCCAAAAATGACAGTCGTCACGAGTCTTGGTAACGATGTAGCCTTATCTTCAAAAAGCGATCGCTATATAGGTGGTTGGAACAATATGCCACAGATCTGCAATCATTTCGAGATGGCTTTTTCTTTTGACTCACCTTCAAATAAACCAAACATCCAACGCAAATACACGTCACTAAATAACACAGGAGTAAAAACTAATTTTGGTGGAAATAGGACTTTGCGGCTCCCACAATAAGCCACCACAGCCGaccatgctcaaggtgatgggAGAAAAAGCTTAGGCACCTGTCACCTGAGTATGTCTAATTTATATACTCCCATATATTTTCACCAGTTATCTTAGGTGTAAGCTGCAGGAGTGGCATTTCTAGTACACGGAGTGCAAAGCGCTGTTAATCCTATTTTGCAGTGACAGTAGTTCATACATTTCTTGTCTTCCAGGAGTGTTTTCAAATTTTAGTTGCCCTGAAATCTGCAGCTGTAATTGAACTAAAATTTTTCCAAAGTAGGGTGTTGCGTGTGGTGGTGCAGGACAGTACCCATTAACGAAAGTGCAATGCATTTCTGCCGCAGGTatacaaacaacaacagcagggGCTCCTCGAGGACCTGGGCACCGACCCCACTTCTCTTGCCTCAGATGGCAGGTGTGACTCGCCTGGCCACAGCGCAAAGTTCCTGACTTACAGGTTCTACTCTGATAGGCTAAACAAAATTATACACTTTGAGCAAGTTCAGGTGAAGGAGGTATGTGCCGTATCATCTTTTTGGCAAAGCACATTGCTTGAATTTTCGAGATAGCATAGCTTTTGAAGATTGAAAGGGCAAGCAGGCTTCATAACACATTATTCATTCTCCAGAAGTATAAAGCCACCAACATATTACCAAGTGACTGGTCAGGATATTTACTGTGCCAAAGTACAATTCAATGCAATGAATTTGATGCCTTCACTAAGTTCCCACGATTATTGTTGGTGTTGGACCCGCACTATTGCTAACAGTTAGAGTAAAAAATTATGGTAGGAATAGACTACTTCTTGTGAAAAGCTGCTGATATCCTTGATTGCAGTCCACGGAAGTGCAGGCTAGCAGCCATATGGAGAAGGAGGGTCTTGTGCGAGGACTGAAGTTTATGGAGGACAACCATGTCCATGTGGCCTCTCTCACGACTGACCGGCACCCGGCCACAAAAAAGTACATGCGCACCGCCAAGCCAGGCATCAAACACTATTTCGACGTGTGGCATGTGTCGAAAGGTAGGGACAATATGAAGAACTCTGTATTACTTGGTCATTATGGTCTTTTATTACTTGGCGTTTATGAATGGGcaaggcccttctttttctgctgcgaCAAACCTTGACCTTGAGTTCCTTAGCAGGACTCCATAAATACTGCAATTTTCTGCGGCAAAAGCAAAAATAAGTGCTTGTCCAAAATGCCTTATGGTTTTGCAATAATAGCACTGTGCTTGCAAATATCAGTTCATCTGGACAGAGGAAACATACAGCTGGTTCCTTTCCCCTCCTAATACCCAGATGGTGTTCCTGCTGTTTCGGTTGTATGAGCAGGATGAGCACTGGTACACGTCACGCACAGACCCAGCAGTTTAAGTTCATGTTTCATGACTACTAAACAAGTATAAATTACcaaaattattttaaaaaatgaatCCATTGATGCAAAGGTATGACTAGAACAGCTGGAAACTATTCTATAAAGATGACTTCCTACGGTGCCTATGTGCACGAGGTGAAGCATGCTTTAGCAACTACTATCGGGAACGGATTCCAGTAATGTTCAAGAAAACCCAATCAATTCAGGAAGACCGCATCCAGTTCTCTGCTGTGTGAACTAAAATATAAATTTATAATGACTAGAAATGTCATAATGTGCTAAAATTCGGCTCATTTGTCATTACCATACCAAGAATTGAGAAATCACAAAAAATTCCACCACGCTGTACCTCACATTCTGTGGCAGACCCACAATTCCAcaaatttttatgaaaaaaatgAGGCTTTATAATGGGTAAGGCCCAAAGTTTACTGCTGTTCCGAATTGCTGAGTGCGGCTTgcctctgccccccccccccaaacacacacacagacagaaaaAAATCACGGTGGCGCCCCTGTGTAATAGCAAACATTATTTAACTGCCTGCATCAGACCCATTTTCACCGGCTTAGTCATTTACAGCCATGCATGAACATTACAATTTTCCTTGTTTGTTGGAAGAAGGGGAGACTGTATGCAATCTCTCCAACCCTACTACATTTTTTACCATCATTTTAAACAtcttttaatgttttttttttagtttaacTAAACATATTTGTAACGTCTGTAAAGTGGGCTTCGACCCCTGCACACAATCGTTCGGGGAAGCCCACTTTACGAAGCTGTTTGGAGCTCATCAGGTCATTATACTTTGTGTGCAACAGCCAAGCTGTAATCGTTTTGccttttccttttcatttttcttttttctctaaaTTTTAGTGCATGGTGCTTGGTAGACAGCCATGATGCACAAATTGAAACTTCTCAGTCCTCATGAAATGCATAACCAGTTCCTTAATAAGAACTGGTCCTCTCTCATCCTGCCCTCTCAGAAGTAGCACAATCTAGGCAACAGCTGTAAATTTTCTCTGTACATGGCTACCAAACCATAAGAAATGCCTGAGCAGGCACACATTCTTGCAGTTGCTACCGAAAACGGCACAATTTGCGAACCCGTGCCGCACAATGTAAGACTAGCTGCAGCAGAAAACCACGAGCCTCATTAACGGGTCATGTCAGGCCGCTGCTGAATTGCTTGCTAATCTCAACATGACAAGCACTTGCTATCATACTAATTGTGACATGGTGGTATGAAATGGTCTTAAGCAGACCTTTGTGTGTCCCCCTTCCCAAATGCAGCATCAAATGCAGGTCCCTTCTTTATGGGGGATTGCATATTCACATTTCAGTACTTGAGCTACACCAGTGGCTCCTAAACAGGGCAGCTGTCCCGCACATATTACGCCCAATCCAAACTGAAAAGCAATTAATCCGCAAGCCTGACCTGAGCATTTCAATGAGACACCCTTTCTCAGTGAGGTGCTCTCTTTGCTGGTGCAGTGTAAATTTCTACATATTTCTGCATTTTGCACTCATGTCTTACTACAGGCATAAAGAAGAAGCTCTCAGCCTCCAGCAACACTGTAGCCACAAGGGACCTCAAACAGTGGATACCAGCTACCGTCAACCATATATATTGGTGCGCTGCTGTGagtggtggtgacggtgactTGCTGGCTGCCGTGTGGAAGAGCTCCGTAAATCACGTGGCTAACATCCATGAGGGTCACGACCCCAGCTACCCACGTTGTCTGCACAAGCCCAACCAGGAGTCAGCCTGGCTTCAGCCTGGTACTGTACACATTATAAGACTTGTCATTCGTGGTTCCCTGTCAATAGAATTatttccattcttttttttttctcggaggGGGAGGAATTGGCATATGACACAAGCTGCTACAATAAAGGATGAAACTTACACCCTCATTAACTCAAACCTCCCCAGTATCCACTGTTTGCTTGGGTACAGCTGTAATTTGAGTTATTGAATGAATTTTACAACAGAGTAAATATACACCATGAAAATCATGGTGTATACAGAAAAGGAGTGAAACATTGAGTCCAAGTAGTAAATTTGTGTCTCTAACCCTCGTGGACTTGTGCTTCTTGTAGGATCTATAGCACATGCAAAGTTCAAGGCCATTGTTACTGCTCCCCTCCTGCTGAAAGATATACCCCAACTGTCCCCTGCCATGCAGACATATGGCTTTGAAAGTTTCCATAGCGTGCTCAACAACTTCGCAATGCAATGCTCATTGCAAGGCAATGCTCATTGCAAAAACAAGCTTATGACTAGCAACATAGATGTAATTTTTCCCTGCTGCCATAGTGGCTGCAGGGAAAAATTACATCTTATGTTGCTAGTCATTTTGGGGATACACAAAAGTTTCTCAGTGTTGATCAAAGTACAGTAGACTTGAGTTAATTCAAACAAAATCCAAATTTTTGTTTGGCCTAGTATGTCTTTAATACATTCCGTATCCGCTTCATTCGAACCGTGCCTTCGGTTAATTTGCAGTTTGTGGCCTCTAAGGCAGGTGACACCGAAGACCACTGCTCTGCCGAATCGAAGTCGAATAGCGATATTCGGAAATTCGaataattttcgaatatttctgCAGTTGTTCTGtctgtaaagtaggcttcacgTAATGCACGTGACTTGCGGGAAGCCAACCTTACAGGCGCACTTTTGATGCACTGATTAAGCAAAAGTGGTGATAATTTTACGCTTGCATAATTGTTTTgttcagcaacaacaacaacaacaacaacaaaaaagaaatctgTTTACCAGTGCAAAAGTCATATATAAAAAAGTGTCAAGAGATGCAGTAAATTCATAAACAGAGGCCACTGTTCACAATTACATTCAAAGTTCCTACGGCGGACAGAGGCTTCACGATACGCAAAACAAATGAGAGAAGCAGGGAAGCAGTTCATTGGTTATTATCATATTTTGCACCTAAGTGCTTATAGATGCACTTTGTGTGATTTGTATCAGTGACTGGCAGCACAAAGGATGGCACGAATATACCGCGTGTCCGACGAAAATCTCTGCAGCCCATTGTACAGATAAATCGATAAACGGAAAACTGAGGTGCTGTTAGTTGTACTTGACTCAGAAACAGGTTCTACACCACGAGTAGAACCTGTTTCTAACTCAAGTACCACAGTGGTCGCCTCTGTTTTTCGTTTATCGATCTATGTGTACAATGAGCTGCAGAGATTTTCGTCGGACATGCGGTATAATATCTTGGTGGATTTCTGATAATTCAAACTTCTGATAATTCAGGCAAAAAAGTGCTGGTCCCCTCAAGTTTGAATTAACGACAGTCCACTGTAGTTCTCTTCATGTGCCTATCcaatataaaaatatattgttAACTGTGAATAACACTTTCTGCGTCAGAACATCCCTCGGCATTCTCCACTTCAATGAAAATTCCTGCCGCAAACAAGCACAGGCTTTGACTGCTGAAGAGCGTTGGAAACTGAAGGTGCCAAAAGGCAGGGGAGGGCACATCATTGCATGCCCAGTGAAGGAGGATGCAACATTCAGTGAGTATGCGATGCCCAAGGCACTAGCACCTCGCTGGTGTGTTCTGTATAACAGCAACTCACTTGTGAACATGTGGAATTTTGTGCTTATTCGCAGGTTATGTTGACATCCTCCTCGACGAGACACTTCTAAGATGCTCTTCCCTACCTTCATTTAAAGCAGCACTTGAGGAAGCAACCCCACTTGCCACCCCACCAATGAACTCTGACACCTACCCACGACAACGCCGGGAGGACATCATTGAGGCCCGCAAGAGCAGATTCTTGCAGCATCCCCAGT includes these proteins:
- the LOC135378016 gene encoding uncharacterized protein LOC135378016, translating into MLRQMRVQVLTDRQYYRYQGAYLFPTVNKVYKQQQQGLLEDLGTDPTSLASDGRCDSPGHSAKFLTYRFYSDRLNKIIHFEQVQVKESTEVQASSHMEKEGLVRGLKFMEDNHVHVASLTTDRHPATKKYMRTAKPGIKHYFDVWHVSKGIKKKLSASSNTVATRDLKQWIPATVNHIYWCAAVSGGDGDLLAAVWKSSVNHVANIHEGHDPSYPRCLHKPNQESAWLQPGSIAHAKFKAIVTAPLLLKDIPQLSPAMQTYGFESFHSVLNNFAMQCSLQVTGSTKDGTNIPRVRRKSLQPIVQINR